The Pseudomonas sp. IAC-BECa141 genome contains the following window.
TAAATCTGAATCGATCTCAACATGGCAGCCTCGTACGAGGAGCTGCTTCTGGCCGAAAGCAGCAAAGCACATATCTGCCAATTGAGAACACACTTCTCAACTGAAACAGCGAATCATTGATCTCTACCCACAACTCACGGCCTAACCAACCTAGGCATCTCCACCCCCTCCCCCAACCTCTCCACCTCCAACCGCACCCTCTCCCCACCCTGCTCAATCACCACCCCATCCCCCTCCACCGCCACCAACTTCACCCCAGGACTCACCCGCTCCCCCTGCAAAAAACTCCTCGGCGGCCCGTCGTTCAAACTCAAAATCGCCACCGCCCCACGACTCCCCGCCATCACGCCACTCACCTTGATCTCCACCTGCGCCGTTCGGTTGGAAAACCACTGCAACGCCGGGTTATCGCTGCGCGCCGCGAGCAGTTGCGGCGTAGCCGCCGGGGTGTGGGATTCGGCGGTGGTCAGGAGCAGGGATGACCAGGTGGCTATGCCGACCAGGGCGGCCAGCAGTGCGGCGGCCTGGATGATTTGGGGGGTGAAAAGCGTGCGGTGTATCTCATGGGCTGAATCTCCTTTTAGTCCCGCTGACCAGACTACGCGGCAATTCTCACGGTTTTATTTCACACGCCTTACATGTTGGCCGTGCAGGATGGTTTTTTAGGACGGGGCTGGACGCAAGGGAGTGCGCATTCGATGAACCGGTGCAGGCAGCAGGGTTTTACGCTGATCGAGTTGATGGTGGTGCTGGTGATCATCGGTATCGCCAGTGCGGCGATCAGTTTGAGTATCAAGCCCGATCCGTTGCAGTTGCTGCGCAAGGACGCCGAGCGCGTGGCGCAGTTGCTGCAGATTGCTCAGGCTGAGGCGCGTGCTGATGGGCGGCCGATTGCGTGGTTGAGCGATGGCAAGGGGTTTCGGTTCAGTCGGCGCAGTGACAGTGGCAAGGGTTTTGATCATTTCGAACGGGACCCGCAGTTGCGGCCGCGTCCGTGGCAGAGTCCGAAGCTGGAGGTGCGGGTGGAGCCGAAGCAGAAAGTGGTGCTGAACGCGGAGTGGATCAATCCGCCGCTGCAGTTGACGCTGTCTGACGGGATCAATCGGTTGAGTGTGCTGCGCGATGCTTCGGGCCGGATTAGCGTGCAATGAACAGACAACAAGGTTTTACGCTGATCGAGGTGATGGTCGCGATTCTGTTGATGGCGGTGGTCAGTCTGATTGCCTGGAAGGGGCTGGACAGTGTCACGCGCGCCGACAAGCATTTGCAGGCCAGTGGTGAGCAGAGTGACAGCCTGTTGCGGGCGCTGAATCAGATGCAGCGGGATGTGGAGATGCGCGCCGGGATCGAGCTGACGGAGCCGAAGAAGGTCGGCACGGAGGATGAACCGGCGACGGCGCCGCCTGCCGTTACGGTGCGCAGCAGTGACAGCAAGGGGTTTCGGCTGGACATCATTCGGAGCGCGGCGGATCAGCCGGGGGCTTTGCAGCGGGTGCGCTGGTGGCTCAAGGGGGATACGTTGTATCGCGCGGTGGCGCCGGCGCGTAGTCGGTATCCGTTGCCGGCGCCTACGGCTGGGGTGGCGGTGTTGGGTGAGGTGAGTGATTTGCAGGTGCGGGTTTGGGAGATGGACAAGGGGTGGCGGCAGTTGAGCGGGAATCGGCGGGAGGATCCGTTGGGGTTGGAGGTGCGGTTGACCCGGGAGACGGCGCAGGGGGTGGAGAAGTATCGGCAGGTGATGGGGCCGTTGCAGTAGCGGCGGTCACCGTTGAACTTTGCGGGAGCCAGCCTGCTGGCGATGCGGTGGGTCAGGCAATGAGATGTCGGATGTGCGGGCCTCATCGCCAGCAGGCTGGCTCCCACAAGGGGTATGGGGTGTTTGTGGG
Protein-coding sequences here:
- the gspH gene encoding type II secretion system minor pseudopilin GspH, which translates into the protein MNRCRQQGFTLIELMVVLVIIGIASAAISLSIKPDPLQLLRKDAERVAQLLQIAQAEARADGRPIAWLSDGKGFRFSRRSDSGKGFDHFERDPQLRPRPWQSPKLEVRVEPKQKVVLNAEWINPPLQLTLSDGINRLSVLRDASGRISVQ
- a CDS encoding prepilin-type N-terminal cleavage/methylation domain-containing protein; the protein is MNRQQGFTLIEVMVAILLMAVVSLIAWKGLDSVTRADKHLQASGEQSDSLLRALNQMQRDVEMRAGIELTEPKKVGTEDEPATAPPAVTVRSSDSKGFRLDIIRSAADQPGALQRVRWWLKGDTLYRAVAPARSRYPLPAPTAGVAVLGEVSDLQVRVWEMDKGWRQLSGNRREDPLGLEVRLTRETAQGVEKYRQVMGPLQ